A window of the Phycicoccus sp. M110.8 genome harbors these coding sequences:
- a CDS encoding acetoin utilization protein AcuC encodes MPSQVRVVWDPGFTAYDFGPGHPMNPARLDLTARLCDALGVFDAEGVEVFSPGAPEDELLLTVHEPAYVEAVRAASEDPRAADTSRGLGTDDDPAFRGMHEASARVVEGTRQVCADVWEGRAAHGVNFCGGLHHAMAGNASGFCIYNDIAVGIRWLLDHGAQRVAYVDVDVHHGDGVQSVFWDDPRVLTISVHESGRALFPGTGWPFETGGEGAEGSAVNVALPPGTGDSAWLRALHSTALPLVRAFRPDVLVTQHGCDTHVQDPLAHMALSVDAQRGAADALHRLAHEVCGGRWVALGGGGYELVHVVPRTWTHLTAIAAHAPVPLTAPVPEDWLEHVRTAYGREGPRRMGDLDPAEGPIWHQPWDMGYNPHSEVDRAIMATREAVFPLHGLDPWFD; translated from the coding sequence ATGCCCTCACAGGTGCGGGTGGTCTGGGACCCCGGGTTCACCGCGTACGACTTCGGTCCGGGGCACCCCATGAACCCCGCGCGCCTCGACCTGACCGCGCGGCTCTGCGACGCCCTCGGGGTGTTCGACGCCGAGGGCGTCGAGGTCTTCTCGCCGGGGGCGCCCGAGGACGAGCTCCTCCTGACGGTCCACGAGCCCGCCTACGTCGAGGCGGTCCGCGCCGCGTCCGAGGACCCCCGGGCGGCCGACACCTCGCGCGGCCTGGGGACCGACGACGACCCGGCGTTCCGCGGGATGCACGAGGCGAGCGCGCGGGTGGTCGAGGGGACGCGCCAGGTGTGCGCCGACGTGTGGGAGGGCAGGGCCGCGCACGGCGTGAACTTCTGCGGCGGGCTGCACCACGCCATGGCAGGGAACGCCTCGGGGTTCTGCATCTACAACGACATCGCGGTCGGCATCCGCTGGCTGCTCGACCACGGGGCGCAGCGGGTGGCGTACGTCGACGTGGACGTCCACCACGGCGACGGGGTCCAGAGCGTCTTCTGGGACGACCCGCGCGTGCTGACGATCTCGGTGCACGAGTCCGGCCGGGCGCTGTTTCCCGGCACCGGCTGGCCGTTCGAGACCGGGGGCGAGGGCGCGGAGGGCTCGGCCGTCAACGTCGCCCTGCCGCCGGGCACCGGTGACTCGGCCTGGTTGCGGGCGCTGCACTCCACCGCCCTGCCCCTCGTGCGGGCCTTCCGTCCCGACGTGCTCGTCACCCAGCACGGCTGCGACACGCACGTGCAGGACCCGCTCGCCCACATGGCGTTGTCGGTCGACGCCCAGCGCGGCGCGGCCGACGCCCTGCACCGCCTCGCGCACGAGGTGTGCGGTGGGCGCTGGGTGGCCCTCGGCGGGGGAGGCTACGAGCTCGTGCACGTGGTGCCGCGCACGTGGACGCACCTCACCGCGATCGCCGCGCACGCGCCCGTGCCGCTCACCGCACCCGTCCCGGAGGACTGGCTGGAGCACGTGCGCACGGCATACGGCCGCGAGGGGCCGCGCCGGATGGGTGACCTCGACCCCGCCGAGGGCCCGATCTGGCACCAGCCGTGGGACATGGGCTACAACCCGCACAGCGAGGTCGACCGCGCCATCATGGCGACCCGCGAGGCGGTCTTCCCGCTGCACGGCCTCGACCCCTGGTTCGACTGA
- a CDS encoding helix-turn-helix domain-containing protein, producing MSNERQLAEVRFLTVAEVASIMRVSKMTVYRMVHAGELPAIRVGRSFRVPEDAVHKYLRTSYVDTA from the coding sequence ATGTCCAACGAGCGACAGCTCGCCGAGGTGCGGTTCCTGACCGTGGCCGAGGTGGCCTCGATCATGCGCGTGTCGAAGATGACGGTGTACCGCATGGTGCATGCCGGGGAGCTTCCCGCCATCCGCGTGGGCCGGTCCTTCCGGGTTCCGGAGGACGCCGTGCACAAGTACCTCCGGACGTCGTACGTCGACACCGCGTGA
- a CDS encoding 30S ribosomal protein bS22: MGSVIKKRRKRMAKKKHRKLLRKTRHQRRNKK; encoded by the coding sequence ATGGGCTCTGTCATCAAGAAGCGCCGCAAGCGCATGGCGAAGAAGAAGCACCGCAAGCTCCTTCGCAAGACGCGTCACCAGCGTCGCAACAAGAAGTGA
- a CDS encoding NAD-dependent epimerase/dehydratase family protein: protein MADVVLVTGVSRYLGGRFARALTQDPAVSRVIGVDVIPPPHDIGRAEFVRADIRNPMIGKIIAQAEVDTVVHMNVIATPVHAGGRVSQKEINVIGTMQLLAACQKAPSIRRLVVKSSAAVYGSSPRDPAMFTEDMGPKSLPRAGFGKDSVEVEGYVRGFSRRRPDVEISMLRFANIIGPVIRTALTDYFSLPVVPVPFGYDARLQFVHESDAVGALLRATTGPATGITNIAGDGVITVTQAASMAGRPVLPVPIQAAGLLGGLVKRSGLADFSSDQVQFLAFGRGLDTRRMREEMGFVPAYTTREAFADFASGLGPVVPGSAAVGSAVSGVAGTAAHAIGSVWAAGRND from the coding sequence GTGGCTGACGTCGTCCTGGTGACCGGGGTCTCCCGCTACCTCGGCGGGCGGTTCGCGCGTGCCCTGACGCAGGACCCGGCCGTGTCCCGGGTGATCGGCGTGGACGTCATCCCGCCCCCGCACGACATCGGGCGGGCGGAGTTCGTCCGGGCCGACATCCGCAACCCGATGATCGGCAAGATCATCGCCCAGGCCGAGGTCGACACGGTCGTGCACATGAACGTCATCGCGACCCCGGTGCACGCCGGTGGGCGGGTCTCCCAGAAGGAGATCAACGTCATCGGCACGATGCAGCTGCTGGCCGCCTGCCAGAAGGCGCCGAGCATCAGGCGCCTGGTCGTCAAGTCCTCGGCCGCGGTCTACGGCTCCAGCCCGCGCGACCCCGCCATGTTCACCGAGGACATGGGGCCCAAGTCCCTGCCGCGAGCCGGCTTCGGCAAGGACTCCGTCGAGGTCGAGGGGTACGTCCGCGGGTTCTCCCGCCGCCGGCCCGACGTCGAGATCTCCATGCTGCGGTTCGCCAACATCATCGGGCCGGTGATCCGCACCGCCCTCACCGACTACTTCTCGCTGCCGGTCGTGCCCGTGCCGTTCGGGTACGACGCGCGGCTGCAGTTCGTGCACGAGAGCGACGCCGTGGGTGCCCTGCTGCGCGCGACGACCGGTCCGGCCACCGGCATCACCAACATCGCCGGCGACGGCGTCATCACCGTCACCCAGGCGGCCAGCATGGCCGGGCGGCCCGTCCTGCCCGTCCCGATCCAGGCCGCCGGCCTGCTCGGCGGGCTCGTCAAGCGCTCGGGCCTGGCCGACTTCAGCAGCGACCAGGTCCAGTTCCTCGCCTTCGGGCGTGGGCTCGACACCCGCCGGATGCGCGAGGAGATGGGCTTCGTGCCGGCATACACGACCCGGGAGGCCTTCGCGGACTTCGCGAGCGGCCTCGGTCCGGTGGTGCCGGGCAGCGCCGCCGTCGGCTCGGCCGTCTCCGGTGTCGCCGGCACGGCCGCACACGCGATCGGCTCCGTCTGGGCCGCGGGGAGGAACGACTGA
- a CDS encoding lysophospholipid acyltransferase family protein: MPGSTRKSAAKKATTTTRTAATRKSAGTKAAAPRKSATAKTAGTQKGAAAKKSATAAAAGRGSRGAARPGALAAGAARASGERAKRRSTPLLGAAPAAGTGTTAAGQGRTATTDARTTSPTTATTSSAPTSSAKTATAETSTSATSTAKHRPRPVAKAVPSSKAVARSGVRAPRTATSRRRTRGGGGSAARAQDAPVRVLAAVRDEPDEAAFRTGPPPVGAPAGATETGPGVEELLTAGISAIRVAAEAAGLSPDDVERHLAAMLAFVRRRLTGDYTVDDFGFDRDFTEHFYLPVLRPLYRRWFRVEVRGVENIPAEGGGLVVANHSGTIAMDSLMTQVAVHDEHPAHRHLRMLGADLVFQTPVIGNVARKSGSTLAANPDAERLLASGELCGVWPEGFKGVGKPFSERYKLQRFGRGGFVSAALRTGVPIIPCSIVGAEEIYPILGNVKTVARLLGAPYAPITPTWPLLGPLGLVPLPSKWIIEFGAPVSTADLGPSAADDPMLVFDLTDQVRETIQQTLYSLLMQRRSVFF; encoded by the coding sequence ATGCCCGGCTCCACCCGGAAGTCCGCCGCGAAGAAGGCGACCACCACGACGAGGACGGCCGCCACCAGGAAGTCGGCGGGGACCAAGGCCGCCGCCCCGAGGAAGTCGGCGACGGCGAAGACCGCCGGCACGCAGAAGGGCGCCGCGGCGAAGAAGTCCGCGACTGCCGCGGCTGCCGGCCGTGGGTCGCGCGGGGCAGCACGCCCGGGAGCCCTGGCCGCCGGCGCCGCCCGCGCGTCCGGGGAGCGCGCGAAGCGCAGGAGCACGCCGCTGCTGGGCGCTGCCCCCGCGGCCGGGACCGGGACCACCGCCGCCGGGCAGGGTCGCACCGCGACGACGGACGCGAGGACCACGAGCCCGACGACCGCAACCACCTCGAGCGCACCGACGTCGAGCGCAAAGACCGCGACCGCAGAGACCTCGACGTCGGCGACCTCGACGGCCAAGCACCGTCCGCGGCCGGTGGCCAAGGCCGTGCCGTCCAGCAAGGCGGTGGCACGGTCCGGTGTCCGGGCCCCGCGGACCGCGACCTCGCGGCGGCGCACCCGGGGCGGCGGCGGCTCGGCCGCGCGCGCCCAGGACGCGCCGGTCCGCGTGCTCGCGGCGGTCCGCGACGAGCCGGACGAGGCCGCGTTCCGCACCGGCCCGCCGCCGGTGGGCGCCCCCGCCGGCGCGACTGAGACCGGCCCCGGCGTCGAGGAGCTGCTCACCGCCGGCATCAGTGCCATCCGTGTCGCGGCCGAGGCGGCCGGGCTGTCACCCGACGACGTCGAGCGTCACCTCGCGGCCATGCTGGCGTTCGTGCGGCGTCGGCTCACCGGTGACTACACCGTCGACGACTTCGGCTTCGACCGCGACTTCACCGAGCACTTCTACCTGCCGGTGCTGCGCCCGCTGTACCGCCGCTGGTTCCGGGTCGAGGTGCGCGGCGTCGAGAACATTCCCGCCGAGGGCGGCGGCCTCGTCGTGGCCAACCACTCCGGCACCATCGCCATGGACTCCCTCATGACGCAGGTCGCCGTCCACGACGAGCACCCCGCCCACCGCCACCTGCGCATGCTGGGCGCCGACCTCGTGTTCCAGACCCCGGTGATCGGGAACGTCGCCCGCAAGTCGGGGTCCACCCTCGCGGCGAACCCCGACGCCGAGCGGCTGCTGGCGTCCGGCGAGCTGTGCGGCGTCTGGCCGGAGGGCTTCAAGGGGGTCGGCAAGCCGTTCAGCGAGCGGTACAAGCTGCAGCGGTTCGGGCGGGGCGGCTTCGTCTCCGCCGCCCTGCGCACCGGGGTGCCGATCATCCCGTGCTCGATCGTCGGCGCCGAGGAGATCTACCCGATCCTGGGCAACGTCAAGACGGTCGCCCGGCTCCTCGGCGCACCGTACGCCCCCATCACCCCGACCTGGCCGCTGCTCGGCCCGCTGGGCCTGGTCCCGCTGCCGAGCAAGTGGATCATCGAGTTCGGGGCGCCGGTGTCGACGGCGGACCTCGGGCCGAGCGCCGCCGACGACCCGATGCTCGTCTTCGACCTCACCGACCAGGTCCGCGAGACGATCCAGCAGACGCTGTACTCGCTGCTGATGCAGCGCCGCTCCGTCTTCTTCTGA
- a CDS encoding DUF5667 domain-containing protein, translated as MPLLNRSADRFQRALEGERVADPQLEQLVRTSHRLAGAGTHVAGPDPDFVAALRTRLMAEAERMPAPSPTAAKAAAARRAAARTTPVVVVLGRGTPRLVAGVAASAVLVGGIVGAASRSAVPGQALYPVKSWLDGVQVRLADNDLDRGRTYLDQAQEHISDARDLAEHQSPHDNVDVALRAAITSVRRGQQSLDTAYATTGNPQALLSMRDFTARALPQVDVLRREVPQQSIPLVAELESLLLQSQQQTARRIAACGSPCSELASTIGPATLPSLTTSAAPSGTSSSTRPSGAPTVVATVPRASATQSGSGAGGSLTGPSASVGVGGVTAGAGGGGVTAGTGGVGVGLPTVSATVPLPSASATVPLPSATLGTGGVSATVPNSTLGPVTLPGVTLTLP; from the coding sequence ATGCCACTGCTGAACCGCTCGGCGGACCGCTTCCAGCGAGCGCTGGAGGGCGAGCGCGTCGCCGACCCCCAGCTCGAGCAGCTGGTCCGCACCAGCCACCGGCTCGCCGGCGCCGGCACGCACGTCGCCGGGCCCGACCCGGACTTCGTCGCGGCGCTGCGCACGCGGCTGATGGCCGAGGCGGAGCGTATGCCGGCACCCTCGCCCACCGCCGCGAAGGCCGCTGCTGCCCGTCGCGCCGCCGCTCGCACCACCCCCGTGGTCGTGGTGCTCGGCCGCGGCACCCCGAGGCTCGTCGCCGGGGTGGCGGCCTCCGCGGTGCTCGTCGGCGGCATCGTGGGCGCCGCCTCCCGCAGCGCCGTGCCGGGGCAGGCCCTCTACCCGGTCAAGAGCTGGCTCGACGGCGTCCAGGTGCGCCTCGCCGACAACGACCTCGACCGTGGCCGGACCTACCTCGACCAGGCGCAGGAGCACATCTCCGACGCCCGCGACCTCGCCGAGCACCAGTCCCCGCACGACAACGTCGACGTCGCCCTGCGGGCCGCCATCACCTCCGTCCGGCGCGGGCAGCAGTCGCTCGACACGGCATACGCCACCACGGGCAACCCGCAGGCACTGCTCTCGATGCGCGACTTCACGGCGCGGGCGCTGCCGCAGGTCGACGTGCTGCGCCGCGAGGTGCCGCAGCAGTCGATCCCGCTCGTGGCCGAGCTCGAGTCGCTCCTCCTGCAGTCGCAGCAGCAGACAGCCCGGCGGATCGCGGCCTGTGGCTCGCCCTGCTCCGAGCTCGCGTCCACCATCGGCCCGGCCACGCTGCCGTCGCTGACCACGAGCGCCGCCCCGAGCGGGACGTCGTCGTCGACCCGGCCCTCGGGTGCTCCCACCGTGGTGGCCACGGTCCCCCGGGCGAGCGCCACCCAGTCCGGCTCCGGCGCGGGTGGGTCCCTGACCGGCCCCTCGGCCAGCGTGGGCGTCGGCGGGGTCACCGCAGGTGCCGGTGGCGGTGGCGTCACCGCCGGCACGGGTGGCGTCGGCGTCGGGCTGCCCACCGTCAGCGCCACCGTGCCCCTGCCGTCGGCCTCGGCCACGGTTCCCCTCCCCTCGGCGACGCTGGGGACCGGCGGGGTCAGCGCCACGGTGCCGAACTCGACCCTCGGGCCGGTCACGCTCCCGGGCGTCACCCTCACGCTCCCCTGA
- a CDS encoding sigma-70 family RNA polymerase sigma factor — MGYAGHGMGPATADFLSTLRVLLSVAGDAGTLSGDGRGTGGGAARAGFGPGEAPQDFERVAALVELAQRGDAEAFGMLYERYVDTVYRYVYVRVGTSQLAEDLTSETFLRALRRMDSFSWQGRDIAAWFITIARNLITDNAKSARFRMEVSTADMLDADPRVEAAPEGEVLERLRDERLLQAVKTLKPEQAECVVLRFLQGLSLAETAKVLGKSEGAVKQLQLRAVRALHRELADVEL; from the coding sequence GTGGGTTACGCCGGGCACGGGATGGGTCCGGCCACTGCCGACTTCCTCTCCACCCTGCGCGTCCTGCTCAGTGTCGCCGGCGACGCAGGCACCCTGTCGGGCGACGGGCGCGGGACCGGAGGGGGCGCCGCCCGCGCAGGCTTCGGTCCGGGCGAGGCCCCGCAGGACTTCGAGCGTGTCGCGGCCCTCGTCGAGCTCGCCCAGCGCGGGGACGCCGAGGCCTTCGGCATGCTCTACGAGCGGTACGTCGACACCGTGTACCGCTACGTCTACGTGCGGGTCGGGACCAGCCAGCTCGCGGAGGACCTCACCTCCGAGACGTTCCTGCGGGCCCTGCGCCGGATGGACTCCTTCTCCTGGCAGGGTCGTGACATCGCCGCGTGGTTCATCACCATCGCGCGCAACCTCATCACCGACAACGCGAAGTCGGCGCGGTTCCGCATGGAGGTCAGCACGGCCGACATGCTGGACGCCGACCCGCGGGTGGAGGCCGCCCCGGAGGGCGAGGTGCTCGAGCGGCTGCGCGACGAGCGCCTCCTGCAGGCGGTCAAGACCCTCAAGCCCGAGCAGGCGGAGTGCGTGGTCCTGCGGTTCCTCCAGGGCCTGTCCCTGGCCGAGACGGCAAAGGTCCTCGGCAAGTCCGAGGGGGCGGTCAAGCAGCTGCAGCTGCGGGCCGTCCGGGCGCTGCACCGGGAGCTGGCCGATGTGGAGCTGTAG
- a CDS encoding HAD-IB family hydrolase has translation MTEAAATELDTEPATPRDPGAAAFFDVDNTVIRGASIWQLALGLWRRDFFTLRDVSAMAWKQVRFALLGENLAHVEQIRQQALGFIAGHSVAEIHAIGEEVFDEAMHDRIWPGTQALTRTHLEAGQEVWLVTATPVEVATVIADRLGLTGALGSVAESVDGIYTGRMVGDFLHGAAKARAVEALAAERGFDLSRCAAYSDSANDIPMLSLVGHPVAINPDGALRDHARAHGWTIHDYRTGRRAAKVGAQAVGATALAGVLAAAARRRRR, from the coding sequence ATGACCGAGGCCGCCGCCACCGAGCTGGACACCGAGCCGGCGACGCCCCGCGACCCCGGGGCGGCCGCGTTCTTCGACGTGGACAACACGGTCATCCGCGGCGCGAGCATCTGGCAGCTCGCCCTCGGCCTGTGGCGGCGCGACTTCTTCACGCTGCGCGACGTCAGCGCGATGGCCTGGAAGCAGGTCCGCTTCGCCCTCCTCGGGGAGAACCTCGCCCACGTCGAGCAGATCCGGCAGCAGGCGCTGGGGTTCATCGCCGGGCACTCGGTCGCAGAGATCCACGCCATCGGCGAGGAGGTCTTCGACGAGGCCATGCACGACCGCATCTGGCCGGGCACCCAGGCCCTCACCCGCACGCACCTCGAGGCCGGGCAGGAGGTCTGGCTCGTCACCGCCACCCCGGTCGAGGTGGCCACGGTCATCGCCGACCGGCTCGGCCTCACCGGCGCCCTCGGCTCGGTGGCCGAGTCGGTGGACGGCATCTACACCGGGCGCATGGTCGGCGACTTCCTGCACGGTGCCGCCAAGGCGCGCGCCGTCGAGGCGCTGGCGGCCGAGCGCGGGTTCGACCTGTCCCGGTGCGCCGCCTACTCGGACTCTGCGAACGACATCCCGATGCTCTCCCTCGTGGGGCACCCGGTGGCCATCAACCCCGACGGCGCGCTGCGCGACCACGCCCGGGCGCACGGCTGGACCATCCACGACTACCGCACCGGCCGGCGCGCGGCGAAGGTCGGCGCCCAGGCCGTCGGCGCCACCGCGCTCGCCGGGGTCCTCGCGGCAGCCGCCCGTCGACGGCGGCGCTGA
- a CDS encoding glutaredoxin family protein — translation MSATPAPQPRITLIGKLGCHLCDDARVVIERVAGDLGVGWHEVSILEDKDLFERYAEQIPVTLVDGRQHDYWRVDEARLRAALGA, via the coding sequence GTGTCCGCCACACCCGCACCGCAGCCCCGCATCACCCTCATCGGCAAGCTCGGGTGCCACCTGTGCGACGACGCCCGCGTCGTCATCGAGCGCGTGGCCGGCGACCTCGGGGTGGGCTGGCACGAGGTGTCGATCCTGGAGGACAAGGACCTGTTCGAGCGGTACGCGGAGCAGATCCCGGTGACCCTCGTCGACGGCCGGCAGCACGACTACTGGCGGGTCGACGAGGCCCGTCTGAGGGCCGCGCTGGGGGCCTGA
- a CDS encoding redox-sensing transcriptional repressor Rex: MSAEPSARRGIPDATVARLPEYLRALTGFAERGITSVSSEELAAAAGVRSAKLRKDLSHLGSYGVRGVGYEVDHLAYQISRELGLTQDWPVAIVGMGNLGHALAAYSGFATRGFRVVALLDQDEKLHGQEIAGIAVQSMDALPSLVQEQGLAIGVIATPAASAQDVCNQLVAAGVSSILNFAPSVLVVPEGVDVRKVDLSTELQILAFHEQRKALAGEGLRPLAKAVVR, translated from the coding sequence GTGTCAGCCGAACCGAGCGCCCGTCGGGGCATCCCCGACGCCACGGTTGCCCGGCTACCCGAGTACCTCCGAGCCCTGACCGGGTTCGCCGAGCGGGGCATCACCTCCGTCTCCTCCGAGGAGCTCGCGGCAGCTGCGGGCGTGCGCAGCGCCAAGCTCCGCAAGGACCTGTCCCACCTGGGGTCCTACGGCGTGCGTGGCGTGGGCTACGAGGTCGACCACCTCGCCTACCAGATCTCGCGCGAGCTGGGGCTGACCCAGGACTGGCCGGTCGCCATCGTCGGGATGGGCAACCTCGGGCACGCGCTCGCCGCCTACAGCGGCTTCGCCACCCGCGGCTTCCGTGTCGTCGCCCTGCTCGACCAGGACGAGAAGCTCCACGGCCAGGAGATCGCGGGCATCGCGGTGCAGTCCATGGACGCCCTGCCCAGCCTCGTGCAGGAGCAGGGTCTCGCGATCGGCGTCATCGCCACGCCCGCCGCCTCCGCCCAGGACGTCTGCAACCAGCTCGTCGCCGCCGGCGTCTCCTCCATCCTGAACTTCGCGCCGAGCGTTCTCGTCGTGCCCGAGGGCGTCGACGTGCGCAAGGTGGACCTGTCCACCGAGCTGCAGATCCTCGCCTTCCACGAGCAGCGCAAGGCGCTCGCGGGTGAGGGCCTGCGACCGCTGGCCAAGGCGGTGGTCCGGTGA